From Skermanella sp. TT6, a single genomic window includes:
- a CDS encoding thiol-disulfide oxidoreductase DCC family protein has protein sequence MNAPRSSPPAATVYYDGACPICSREIAFYRRRDMEGRIRWQDLRREPVDQTRDGIGQEAALARFHLRRADGTLLSGAAAFAALWSMIPGFRGLASLARLPGMIPVLERGYRLFLRLRPLPSAQGACPDDRCGT, from the coding sequence ATGAACGCGCCTCGCTCCTCCCCTCCCGCCGCGACCGTCTACTATGACGGCGCTTGCCCGATCTGCTCGCGGGAAATCGCCTTCTACCGTCGGCGCGACATGGAGGGCCGCATCCGCTGGCAGGACCTGCGCCGGGAGCCGGTCGACCAGACCCGGGACGGGATCGGCCAGGAGGCGGCGCTCGCCCGGTTCCATCTGCGCCGGGCGGACGGCACGTTGCTTTCGGGCGCCGCGGCTTTCGCCGCCCTCTGGTCGATGATCCCCGGTTTCCGGGGTCTGGCATCCCTGGCGCGCCTGCCCGGCATGATCCCCGTGCTGGAGCGCGGCTACCGGCTTTTCCTGCGCCTGCGCCCGCTGCCTTCAGCCCAGGGCGCCTGCCCGGACGATCGCTGCGGAACATGA
- a CDS encoding DUF1206 domain-containing protein, giving the protein MGNLARFESLARLGYGARGVVYVLVGWFAMMAAIGAGQLTDTKGVLREILQQPFGKALLAVVALGLVGHAVWRVAQAWFDLDGHGAKAKGLAVRGGLLASGAIHVSLAFFAVSLVLGWQGPGSGGGGDGAQDWTAWLLSQPFGRWLVGAVGVAVLGAAAGHFVKAWNASFRRFLKADPKAMEMICPIGRIGLGAKGVVFVIIGIFFLTAAWQSDSSESGGLGKALQTLQEQPYGAWVLAVVAVGLFAFGIYSVIQGVYRRIDCPDVLARLDVPA; this is encoded by the coding sequence ATGGGCAACCTGGCTCGTTTCGAGTCCCTGGCGCGTCTCGGCTACGGCGCCCGCGGAGTCGTCTATGTGCTGGTCGGCTGGTTCGCCATGATGGCCGCGATCGGTGCCGGCCAGCTGACCGATACGAAGGGCGTGCTGCGCGAGATCCTTCAGCAGCCCTTCGGCAAGGCGCTGCTGGCGGTCGTGGCACTCGGGCTGGTCGGCCACGCGGTTTGGCGGGTCGCCCAGGCCTGGTTCGACCTGGACGGGCACGGCGCCAAGGCCAAGGGGCTGGCGGTGCGGGGAGGCCTCCTGGCGAGCGGGGCGATCCATGTCTCGCTCGCCTTCTTCGCGGTCTCCCTGGTGCTCGGCTGGCAGGGGCCGGGATCGGGAGGCGGCGGCGACGGAGCCCAGGACTGGACCGCCTGGCTGCTGTCCCAGCCCTTCGGCCGCTGGCTGGTGGGCGCCGTCGGCGTCGCCGTCCTGGGAGCCGCCGCCGGGCACTTCGTGAAGGCCTGGAACGCGTCGTTCCGCCGCTTCCTGAAAGCCGATCCGAAGGCGATGGAGATGATCTGCCCGATCGGCCGGATCGGCCTCGGCGCCAAGGGCGTCGTCTTCGTGATCATCGGCATCTTCTTCCTGACCGCCGCCTGGCAGTCCGATTCTTCGGAATCGGGCGGGCTCGGCAAGGCGCTGCAGACGCTCCAGGAGCAGCCCTACGGCGCCTGGGTGCTCGCCGTCGTCGCCGTCGGCCTGTTCGCCTTCGGCATCTACAGCGTGATCCAGGGGGTCTACCGCCGGATCGACTGTCCGGATGTACTCGCCCGCCTGGACGTCCCGGCCTGA
- a CDS encoding D-amino acid dehydrogenase gives MRHIAVIGAGITGVTTAYALAGKGYAVTVFDRQRYAAMETSFANGGQLSASNAEVWNHWSTVVKGLAWMLKGDAPLLMNPSPNWHKYSWMAEFVGNIRHYRANTVATTRLAIEARRHLFAMAEKERIDFDLETRGILHFYRDRKGFEHAARVNEMLVEGGLDRRPVTAEEIRAIEPALPGDFHGGFFTPSDATGDIHKFTRGLARACARLGVRFVHDAAVERIEHMDTGVKVAWSGADGAARPSRDELVADGVVICAGVASRKFAAMVGDRVNIYPVKGYSITVHLDDDASRAAAPWVSLLDDKAKIVTSRLGRDRLRVAGTAEFNGENRDIRADRIRPLVDWTRGLFPQVDTGRVEPWSGLRPMMPDMMPRVGAGRRPGVFYNTGHGHLGWTLSAATAQIVAEKIALALPADPPVLQTRTAA, from the coding sequence ATGCGCCACATCGCCGTCATCGGCGCCGGTATCACCGGCGTGACCACCGCCTACGCCCTCGCCGGCAAGGGCTACGCCGTCACCGTGTTCGACCGCCAGCGCTACGCCGCGATGGAAACCTCGTTCGCCAACGGCGGCCAGCTTTCCGCCAGCAACGCGGAGGTCTGGAACCACTGGTCCACGGTCGTCAAGGGCCTCGCCTGGATGCTCAAGGGCGACGCGCCGCTCCTGATGAACCCGTCGCCCAACTGGCACAAATATTCCTGGATGGCCGAGTTCGTCGGCAACATCCGCCACTACCGCGCCAACACGGTCGCGACCACCCGCCTCGCCATCGAGGCGCGGCGCCACCTGTTCGCCATGGCGGAGAAGGAGCGCATCGACTTCGACCTGGAGACCCGCGGCATCCTGCACTTCTACCGCGACCGCAAGGGCTTCGAGCACGCGGCCCGCGTCAACGAGATGCTGGTGGAGGGCGGGCTGGACCGGCGCCCGGTGACCGCCGAGGAGATCCGCGCCATCGAGCCGGCGCTCCCTGGCGACTTCCACGGCGGCTTCTTCACGCCCTCGGACGCCACCGGCGACATCCACAAGTTCACCCGCGGGCTGGCCCGGGCGTGCGCCCGCCTCGGCGTCCGCTTCGTCCACGATGCCGCGGTGGAGCGGATCGAGCACATGGATACCGGCGTCAAGGTCGCCTGGTCCGGCGCCGACGGCGCGGCCCGCCCGTCCCGCGACGAGCTGGTGGCCGACGGCGTCGTCATCTGCGCCGGCGTCGCCAGCCGGAAGTTCGCCGCCATGGTCGGCGACCGGGTGAACATCTATCCGGTCAAGGGCTACTCCATCACCGTCCATCTCGACGACGACGCCAGCCGCGCGGCGGCGCCCTGGGTCAGCCTGCTGGACGACAAGGCCAAGATCGTCACCAGCCGGCTGGGGCGCGACCGCCTGCGCGTCGCGGGCACGGCGGAGTTCAACGGCGAGAACCGCGACATCCGCGCCGACCGGATCCGGCCGCTGGTCGACTGGACCCGGGGCCTGTTCCCGCAGGTCGATACCGGCCGGGTGGAGCCGTGGAGCGGCCTCCGCCCCATGATGCCGGACATGATGCCGCGCGTCGGCGCGGGGCGTCGCCCGGGGGTCTTCTACAACACCGGCCACGGCCATCTCGGCTGGACGCTCTCCGCGGCCACCGCGCAGATCGTCGCCGAGAAGATCGCCCTCGCCCTGCCGGCCGATCCGCCCGTCCTGCAGACCCGGACGGCCGCCTGA
- a CDS encoding c-type cytochrome has product MPVPYVRSRMTRRRLAAWGGGAALALLAVVGLAVWMQAPEDARIDPADPAQVALGQAVYAGNCASCHGAALEGQPDWRERKPDGRLPAPPHDVSGHTWHHPAETLFGIIKDGMAAHAPPGYESDMPAFGGTLSDEEIRAVLAFIASRWPENVRARWMSAGISRGPA; this is encoded by the coding sequence ATGCCTGTCCCGTACGTCCGAAGTCGGATGACGCGGCGCCGCCTGGCGGCGTGGGGCGGGGGCGCCGCGCTGGCGCTCCTCGCGGTGGTCGGCCTCGCCGTCTGGATGCAGGCACCCGAAGATGCCCGGATCGATCCGGCGGACCCCGCCCAGGTGGCCCTCGGCCAGGCCGTCTATGCCGGTAACTGCGCGTCCTGCCACGGCGCCGCGCTGGAGGGGCAGCCGGACTGGCGCGAGCGGAAGCCCGACGGCAGGCTGCCCGCCCCGCCCCACGACGTCTCCGGCCACACTTGGCATCACCCGGCCGAAACGCTCTTCGGCATCATCAAGGACGGAATGGCCGCGCACGCCCCTCCCGGCTACGAGAGCGACATGCCCGCGTTCGGCGGCACGCTTTCCGACGAGGAGATCCGGGCGGTGCTGGCATTCATCGCGAGCCGCTGGCCGGAGAACGTCCGGGCCCGCTGGATGTCCGCCGGCATCAGCCGAGGGCCGGCGTGA
- the fahA gene encoding fumarylacetoacetase, producing MHPNDPILRSFVEVAPDSHFPIQNLPFGVFSTDADRAPRVGVAIGDRILDLAALEEAGLLAADPSGGRVFARRSLNPFIALGRDAWRQVRVRVSELLRHDSPILRDDPALRARALVPMAGARAHLPVEVGDYTDFYSSREHATNVGSMFRDPKNALLPNWLHLPVGYNGRASSVVVSGTPVRRPNGQTKEPTADQPSFGPSRKLDIELETAFIVGRGNALGEPIPVDEAEGHIFGMVLMNDWSARDIQQWEYVPLGPFNAKSFATSISPWVVTLDALEPFRVPGPPQDPEPLPYLRQVDKASVDLHLEVALRPDGNADATTVCRTNFRHLYWSMAQQLAHHTISGCNTRVGDLMGSGTISGPEPDSFGSLLELTWNGRNPLALAGGGERSFLEDGDEVTITGWCQGDGYRIGFGEVTGRVTPALG from the coding sequence ATGCATCCCAACGATCCTATCCTGAGGTCCTTCGTGGAGGTGGCGCCCGACAGCCATTTCCCGATCCAGAACCTGCCCTTCGGGGTGTTCTCGACCGATGCCGACCGGGCGCCGCGGGTCGGCGTCGCGATCGGTGACCGGATCCTCGACCTGGCGGCGCTGGAGGAGGCCGGCCTGCTGGCCGCGGACCCGTCCGGCGGACGGGTGTTCGCCCGGCGCAGCCTGAACCCTTTCATCGCGCTGGGACGTGACGCCTGGCGGCAGGTGCGGGTGCGTGTCAGCGAGCTTCTGCGCCACGATAGCCCGATCCTGCGGGACGACCCGGCCCTGCGCGCCCGCGCCCTGGTGCCGATGGCCGGTGCGCGCGCCCACCTGCCGGTCGAGGTCGGCGACTACACCGATTTCTATTCGTCCAGGGAACATGCCACCAATGTCGGCTCGATGTTCCGGGACCCGAAGAACGCGCTGCTGCCCAACTGGCTGCACTTGCCGGTCGGGTACAACGGCCGGGCCAGCTCGGTGGTGGTCAGCGGCACGCCGGTGCGCCGGCCCAACGGCCAGACCAAGGAGCCCACCGCGGATCAGCCGAGCTTCGGCCCCAGCCGCAAGCTCGACATCGAACTGGAAACCGCCTTCATAGTCGGCCGGGGCAACGCGCTGGGCGAGCCGATCCCCGTGGACGAGGCGGAGGGGCACATCTTCGGCATGGTGCTGATGAACGACTGGAGCGCCCGCGACATCCAGCAGTGGGAATACGTGCCGCTCGGGCCGTTCAACGCCAAGAGCTTCGCGACCTCGATCTCTCCCTGGGTGGTGACGCTGGACGCGCTGGAGCCGTTCCGCGTGCCCGGCCCGCCGCAGGACCCGGAGCCGCTGCCCTACCTCCGCCAAGTCGACAAGGCGTCGGTCGACCTCCACCTGGAGGTCGCGTTGCGGCCCGACGGAAACGCCGACGCCACCACGGTCTGCCGGACGAACTTCAGGCACCTGTACTGGAGCATGGCGCAGCAGCTTGCCCATCATACGATATCGGGCTGCAACACCCGCGTGGGCGACCTGATGGGCTCCGGCACGATCAGCGGCCCGGAGCCGGACAGCTTCGGCAGCCTGCTGGAGCTCACCTGGAACGGCCGGAACCCGCTCGCCCTGGCGGGAGGCGGCGAACGCTCGTTCCTGGAGGACGGGGACGAGGTGACCATCACCGGCTGGTGCCAGGGCGACGGCTACCGCATCGGCTTCGGCGAAGTCACCGGGCGCGTCACGCCGGCCCTCGGCTGA
- a CDS encoding alpha/beta fold hydrolase, which produces MSLPGTGSFGWTAAGILLAALAGVGLWLWTPDKSRAELEARYLDAPADLMEVAGLRLHVRDRGPRDAPAIILLHGFGSSLHTWEPWARDLSADYRVIRFDLPGSGLSEPDPTGDYTIGRSMEILQALMDRIGIGRASLVGNSLGGRIAWNFASRSPERVEKLVLISPDGFASPGEEYGRRVEIPLPLKLMRYALPRILLSMNLAPAYGDPGRMTDAYLDRYHDLIRAPGVRDAMIARMEQAIREDPVPLLRLVRAPTLLLWGEKDALIPLTNAEDYLRVLPRATLVRLPGIGHVPQEEAPAASLEPVKAFLAR; this is translated from the coding sequence ATGAGTCTTCCTGGGACCGGGAGCTTCGGCTGGACGGCGGCAGGCATCCTGCTTGCGGCCCTGGCCGGCGTCGGCCTGTGGCTCTGGACCCCTGACAAATCCAGGGCTGAACTGGAGGCCCGGTATCTCGATGCGCCGGCGGACCTGATGGAGGTGGCCGGCTTGCGCCTGCATGTGCGCGACCGCGGCCCCCGGGACGCCCCGGCGATCATCCTGCTGCACGGCTTCGGGTCGAGCCTGCACACCTGGGAGCCGTGGGCCCGGGATCTTTCGGCCGATTACCGGGTGATCCGCTTCGATCTTCCGGGTTCGGGCCTGTCGGAGCCGGACCCCACGGGGGACTACACGATCGGACGCAGCATGGAGATCCTGCAGGCCCTGATGGACAGGATCGGGATCGGCCGGGCGAGCCTGGTCGGCAACTCCCTGGGCGGGAGGATCGCCTGGAACTTCGCGTCGCGAAGCCCCGAACGCGTGGAAAAGCTCGTGCTGATCTCTCCCGACGGCTTCGCCAGCCCCGGCGAGGAATACGGGCGGAGGGTCGAGATACCCCTCCCCCTGAAGCTGATGCGCTACGCCCTGCCCCGCATCCTGCTGAGCATGAACCTGGCCCCGGCCTACGGCGATCCGGGCAGGATGACGGATGCCTATCTCGACCGCTACCACGATCTGATCCGGGCACCCGGCGTCCGGGACGCGATGATCGCCCGGATGGAGCAGGCGATACGCGAGGATCCCGTGCCCCTGCTGCGGCTCGTCCGCGCCCCGACCCTGCTGCTGTGGGGCGAGAAGGACGCGCTGATCCCCCTCACCAACGCCGAGGACTACCTGCGGGTGCTGCCCCGCGCGACGCTGGTGCGCCTGCCCGGCATCGGCCATGTCCCCCAGGAGGAAGCTCCCGCCGCCTCCTTGGAGCCGGTGAAAGCGTTCCTCGCCCGGTGA
- the hmgA gene encoding homogentisate 1,2-dioxygenase — MATELAYQSGFGNGFESEALPGALPIGRNSPQRCAYGLYAEQLSGSPFTAPRASNERSWLYRIRPTVAHWGRFARADAGPWRTAPCVEVEIPPSPLRWDPVPIPSEPLSLVEGVRTITTAGDAGSQTGMAAHVYLATRSMEDEYFYNADGEMLFVPQQGALRLRTEFGTIGIAPGEIAVIPRGVKFKAELPDGPARGYLCENYGGSLTLPERGPIGANCLANPRDFLTPVAAYEDRDAPSRLTVKWGGLLWVTEIAHSPLDVVAWHGNYAPYKYDLRRYSPVGPVLFDHADPSIFTVLTSPSETPGTANIDFVIFPERWMVAENTFRPPWYHMNVMSEFMGLIQGVYDAKTGGGFVPGGFSLHNTMLPHGPDADAFEAASNADLKPHKLEGTLAFMFETRFPQRVTAFAAGLEQLQQDYGTYGTRLRKHFDPGRR; from the coding sequence ATGGCAACCGAACTGGCCTACCAATCCGGCTTCGGCAACGGCTTCGAGTCCGAAGCGCTGCCCGGCGCCCTGCCGATCGGCCGCAACTCGCCGCAGCGCTGCGCCTACGGCCTCTATGCCGAGCAACTCAGCGGCTCGCCCTTCACGGCGCCGCGCGCGTCCAACGAGCGCTCCTGGCTGTACCGCATCCGGCCGACCGTCGCTCACTGGGGCAGGTTCGCCAGGGCCGACGCCGGCCCATGGCGCACGGCACCCTGCGTCGAGGTCGAGATCCCGCCGTCACCCCTGCGCTGGGACCCGGTGCCGATCCCCTCGGAGCCGCTCTCGCTCGTGGAGGGGGTGCGGACCATCACCACTGCGGGCGATGCCGGCAGCCAGACCGGCATGGCGGCCCACGTCTATCTCGCCACCCGTTCCATGGAGGACGAGTATTTCTACAACGCCGACGGCGAGATGCTGTTCGTGCCCCAGCAGGGCGCCTTGCGGCTGCGCACCGAGTTCGGCACCATCGGCATCGCTCCCGGCGAGATCGCCGTGATCCCGCGCGGGGTGAAATTCAAGGCCGAACTGCCGGACGGTCCGGCCCGCGGCTATCTGTGCGAGAACTACGGCGGCAGCCTGACGCTACCGGAGCGCGGCCCGATCGGTGCCAACTGCCTCGCCAACCCGCGCGACTTCCTCACCCCCGTCGCGGCCTACGAGGACCGCGACGCACCGTCGAGGCTGACCGTGAAGTGGGGCGGCTTGCTATGGGTGACGGAGATCGCCCACTCGCCGCTGGACGTGGTCGCCTGGCACGGCAACTACGCGCCGTACAAGTACGACCTGCGGCGCTACTCGCCGGTCGGCCCCGTCCTGTTCGACCATGCCGACCCCTCGATCTTCACCGTGCTGACCTCCCCCTCGGAGACGCCGGGCACCGCCAACATCGACTTCGTCATCTTCCCCGAGCGCTGGATGGTGGCAGAGAACACCTTCCGCCCTCCCTGGTACCACATGAACGTCATGAGCGAGTTCATGGGGCTGATCCAGGGCGTCTACGACGCCAAGACCGGGGGCGGCTTCGTGCCGGGGGGCTTCTCCCTGCACAACACGATGCTGCCGCACGGGCCCGATGCGGACGCCTTCGAGGCGGCGAGCAATGCCGACCTGAAACCTCATAAGCTGGAAGGCACCCTGGCCTTCATGTTCGAGACGCGCTTTCCCCAGCGGGTCACCGCCTTCGCCGCCGGGCTGGAGCAGCTTCAGCAGGACTACGGCACCTACGGGACGCGGCTGCGCAAGCATTTCGATCCCGGACGCCGCTGA
- a CDS encoding response regulator, with protein sequence MLSMGVAQMPFNVDIAASTERSIAQRILVCEDNHLIAVGLASILAREGYAVLGPVDTGEEALRAAFQDLPDLALLDIELAGAIDGISVAAELHPMGVEIIFVTSDYQRAALDGREYASDILIKPVRVNAVLNSVAAALRKKSPTERQEAVLAAS encoded by the coding sequence ATGCTCAGCATGGGGGTCGCCCAGATGCCTTTTAATGTAGACATCGCCGCCAGCACGGAACGGTCCATCGCGCAGCGCATCCTGGTCTGCGAAGACAATCACCTGATAGCCGTGGGGTTGGCATCCATCCTGGCAAGGGAAGGCTACGCCGTCCTGGGACCGGTCGATACCGGCGAGGAAGCGCTCCGCGCGGCGTTCCAGGACCTGCCGGACCTGGCGCTGCTCGACATCGAGCTGGCGGGTGCCATCGACGGCATATCGGTCGCGGCCGAGCTGCATCCGATGGGAGTGGAAATCATCTTCGTCACCTCCGACTACCAGAGGGCGGCCCTGGACGGGCGGGAATACGCGTCGGACATCCTGATCAAGCCCGTGCGCGTCAATGCCGTCCTGAACTCCGTCGCCGCCGCGTTGCGCAAGAAATCCCCGACGGAGCGACAGGAGGCCGTCCTGGCCGCATCCTGA
- a CDS encoding rhomboid family intramembrane serine protease, whose protein sequence is MPRIELNAPVTVCYTLAAVAATVLPVQGKLAIHGPIRPWDGDFLISLMTWTLAHGGMTHLLSNFVVILLTGPLLEDRFGSFRMLAILVTASVSVGLAQCVLDPRGALIGASGTVFCLIMLTAMLAGRSGTIPVTVLLVAALYLGREVMALFADDGISQTAHILGGVLGVVLGVVMRAGSAPAPRHPVSRRS, encoded by the coding sequence TTGCCCAGGATCGAACTTAACGCGCCGGTGACCGTCTGCTATACCTTGGCCGCCGTCGCGGCGACCGTCCTGCCGGTGCAGGGAAAGCTGGCGATCCACGGGCCGATCCGGCCGTGGGACGGCGACTTCCTCATCTCCCTGATGACCTGGACGCTGGCCCATGGCGGCATGACCCACCTGCTGTCCAATTTCGTGGTGATCCTGCTGACCGGACCTCTGCTGGAGGACCGCTTCGGCTCCTTCAGGATGCTGGCCATCCTGGTCACGGCGTCGGTGTCGGTCGGGCTGGCCCAGTGCGTCCTGGACCCGAGAGGCGCCCTGATCGGCGCCAGCGGGACCGTGTTCTGCCTGATCATGCTGACCGCCATGCTGGCGGGGCGGTCCGGCACGATCCCGGTCACGGTTCTGCTGGTGGCCGCCCTCTATCTCGGCCGCGAGGTGATGGCGCTGTTCGCCGACGACGGCATTTCCCAGACGGCGCACATCCTGGGCGGGGTGCTCGGCGTGGTCCTCGGCGTCGTCATGCGCGCCGGTTCCGCCCCTGCTCCGCGTCATCCGGTATCCCGCCGCTCCTGA
- a CDS encoding GTP-binding protein: MTRTVVLSTGGTIASRYGADQESVVSDVAGSTLGSLAPGVPVAAEEFSNLGSYRIDLPTAFELVWLSIRGVDTPVVVQGVQHLIHKPVHLDAWPDGIPGTRIVVIAQGLDPAVVRRSFKAFVDVPAGQDAT, from the coding sequence GTGACACGCACCGTCGTACTCAGCACCGGCGGTACCATCGCGTCGCGCTACGGCGCGGACCAAGAGTCCGTGGTGAGCGACGTGGCGGGCTCGACGCTCGGCTCCCTCGCCCCCGGCGTGCCGGTCGCGGCGGAGGAGTTCTCCAACCTCGGAAGCTACCGGATCGACCTGCCGACCGCCTTCGAGCTGGTTTGGCTCTCGATCCGGGGAGTGGACACTCCCGTCGTCGTCCAGGGAGTGCAACATCTGATCCACAAGCCGGTTCATCTCGACGCCTGGCCCGACGGCATTCCCGGCACGCGGATCGTCGTCATCGCCCAGGGCCTGGACCCGGCCGTCGTCCGGCGATCCTTCAAGGCCTTCGTTGATGTTCCGGCCGGGCAGGACGCGACCTGA